Proteins from a genomic interval of Zingiber officinale cultivar Zhangliang chromosome 1B, Zo_v1.1, whole genome shotgun sequence:
- the LOC122046585 gene encoding protein P21-like yields the protein MATSTNAALCFFLFLLPLSINAATFQIVNRCSFTVWAAWATTGPRAGGGNRLNSGQSWTININAGATGGRIWARTGCSFDGNGRGSCQTGDCGGVLQCQGYGRPPNTLAEFALNQFNNLDFFDISNVDGYNVGLDFSPTSGGCRGIRCAANIVGECPAQLRAPGGCNNPCTVFGTQQYCCNNGPCDPTDFSRFFKTRCPDAYSYPQDDRTSTVVFTCPGGTNYRVTFCP from the coding sequence ATGGCTACATCAACCAACGCTGCGCTctgtttcttcctcttcctcctccctctctCGATTAACGCCGCCACTTTCCAGATCGTCAACAGATGCTCCTTCACCGTCTGGGCCGCATGGGCCACCACCGGCCCCCGCGCAGGGGGCGGTAACCGGCTCAACTCCGGCCAGTCCTGGACCATCAACATCAACGCCGGCGCCACCGGCGGCCGCATCTGGGCCCGCACCGGGTGTTCCTTCGACGGCAATGGCCGAGGTAGCTGCCAGACAGGAGACTGCGGCGGGGTGCTGCAGTGCCAGGGCTACGGCCGGCCGCCCAACACCCTCGCCGAGTTCGCCCTCAACCAGTTCAACAACCTCGACTTCTTCGACATCTCCAACGTGGACGGGTACAACGTGGGGTTAGACTTCAGCCCCACCAGCGGCGGGTGCCGCGGGATCCGGTGCGCCGCCAACATCGTGGGGGAGTGCCCGGCGCAGCTGAGGGCGCCGGGGGGCTGCAACAACCCCTGCACCGTGTTCGGGACGCAGCAGTACTGCTGCAACAATGGGCCGTGCGATCCCACGGATTTTTCAAGGTTCTTCAAGACGCGGTGCCCGGACGCGTACAGCTACCCGCAGGACGATCGAACCAGCACCGTCGTCTTCACCTGCCCCGGCGGCACCAACTACAGAGTCACCTTCTGCCCTTGA